Genomic window (Drosophila albomicans strain 15112-1751.03 chromosome X, ASM965048v2, whole genome shotgun sequence):
TGTTGCTAAagcaaatcatttttattcacaaatttattgcaaacatTAATGACATTGTTAGCTTAAAACTGAAATTTGTAAACAGATATCGGAAACAtaaacagttttgtttttactgaAGTAAAATCGGAAATCGGAAAAAGTCCATAGAAATCTTAAAAACGTGTATGAAATcgggtgtgctcgactgcgagatacccgctacatatTTGGAATAATAGTTAAAgggtgcggtattatttttaaataaatattcttcttcatataaatttttaaatatatatatagtatattttgagtaatactaaatataccagattgtcagccaaaacaactaagagCCTATTTGCCTAAAAAATAGTgcactaaataaaataaataatgtacaatatttatttaaataacaaaaatataatttgtaagaAATATGTCATATAACCAAGATTTTagagactataaaatatagtggtatattttttgttggtatatttggtatattttatacctttcggtatattttgaatgtagtactagtAATAGTAATTCTAGCGGGTATAGcatagtcgagtacactcgactttagctttcctatttttttttgttgttggtatatttggtatacttttgcattttgcattttggtatattttgaacgtagtactatatcgatgaACCAATTCTAGACTTcgacatattttagtatttttcagtatatatatatcgctTAATCGGGCACACTATACTGTAGCATTCTTACtcgtttttggtatattttgtatacttttggtatactatttccagccttcggtatatattagtaaactcaatatattgatttggtatattttaaaatatgtgtaaCGAGTGTCTGAAAGTCGAGACGAGCACTCTcgattttaatattataatatataattttatcaaTGAATAAGTTTTGgtcaatatgaaattttaagtGACTTTGTATGGCATCGAAAATTAAATCagacattaattttaaaattcagatgaaacataaacaagttttgtattgttgttaaaatgacataaaatacaaaaaataatactattaactttaaatggttttaaattatattaacaaTGAAAAAGCCTTGgttaataaaaaactttaatagaatttgttagaaatttaaaatgttttggaAGGGCTTTAAATGTACTTTTATTGTTAACCTCGTTTTGAACGCAATTTGAttcagcaaaataaattattattattatgtggcCATTACAACCCTTTTATCGGGTCTCAGCCTGAAGCGCGATGTGCCTCCACGCGGCTCTGTCCTGAGCGCGCCTTCGCCAGTTGGTAACACCAAGTGTGGACAGGGTATCCATCACCTGGTCCTGCCAACGCGTTCGGGGTCGTCCTCTCCTTCGTGTCCCAACAATCATCGCATCAAACACCTTACGAGCCGGAGCATCTTCATCCATACGGGCAACGTGGCCCAGCCAGCGAAGTCTTTGAGATTTCACTCGACTGGCCACGTCAACATCGCCGTATAGCTCATACAGCTCGTGGTTGTATCGGATGCGATAAACATCGTCCACGCAGATTGGACCAAAGATTTTGCGAAGAATTTTCCTCTCGAACACTCCAAGAGCAGCTGCATCTGACTGCGTCACAGTCCAGCACTCCGCACCATATAAGAGTACTGGAAGAATGAGCGTCTTGTAGAGTGTGGTTTTTGTGCGTCGAGAGAGAGCTCTACTATTAAACTGCCTACTGAGCCCAAAGTAACACCTGTTGGCAAGTGTTATTCTCCGCTTAATCTCCAGACTGACATCATTTGTGCTTGTTATAGCAGTGCCTAGGTAAATAAACTCCTTGACGGACCCAAAGCTATAGTTTTCTGCAGTCAGCTGAGAATCAAGACGCCGCGATTCTCTGCTAGAGCACACcataaactttgttttttccATGTTAACTGCTAGTCCTACTTTTGCTGATTCCTTTTCAATAGCCCCGAAGGCTCCTGTGACATCACGCTTGGTGCGGCCAATGATATCAATATCATCAGCGTAACCAAGGAGCTGGACACATCTGTTGGTTAATATCGTGCCCGTCCGATGTACACCAGCCTTTCTTATAATACTctccattaaaatattgaagagtATACAAGACAGCGAGTCACCTTGTCTGAGGCCACACTTGGTAGTAAAGGTTTCGGATTGGCCACATCCTACCTTGACAGAGCTGATGGTGTTGCTCAATGTCATTCTGCAAAGTCTAGTCAGCTTTGCTGGTATACCAAGCTCAGACATGGCGGCATATAGGCGATCTCGCCGGGGGCTATCAAATGCAGCTTTGTAGTCGACGAAGAGATGGTACGTGTCGATCTGGTTTTCGTAAGACTTCTCCCAGGATTTGGCGCAAGGTGAAAATCTGGTCAACAGTGGACTTGCCAGGCCTGAACCCACACTGATAAGGTCCAATCAGTGCTTCAGCATGGGGTTTCAGTCTTTCACACAATACGCTCGTTAGGACCTTGTACGCAACTGGAAGAAGACTAATTCCGCGGTAGTTGGTGCGCACCGTGGCATCACCCTTCTTCAGGATGGGACAGATCATGCTGAGATTCCAATCTTCGGGCATGCTCTCCGTGAGCCATATCTTGCTGATTAGTTGGTGCATGCTCCCTACCAACATATCACCAGCTGCCTTAAACAGTTCTGCCGGCAGGCCGTCAGCACCTGCAGACTTGTTGTTCTTAAGCCGTTGGATTGCATCCTTGACTTCGATATGACTTGGGATTGGCACTTCAATATCAGTGCCATAGATTGGGGTTCGTGGATCATAATCTTCAGAGTCTGTGCTTGAGCCAGATAACAGACTCGAAAAATGATCCCTCCATAACCTCAGCACGACCTCTGCTTCTGTGACAAGGTTTCCATCATCGTCCCTGCACGCCACTGCACCAGACTTAAATCCTTGGGTCAGACGCTTGACCCTCTGGTAGAAGTTACGTGCTTCATTTCTGCATCTGCTGCTCTCTATGCTCTCACACTCTCGCGCTTTCCTGCTCTTTCTTCTTGCGTCTGAAAAGGCGTTTTTCGTATCTTCTTCTCAACCTGTAGACGTCCACAATAGCTCGTGTCGCCCCAGCCTGCAGTGTTCTTCTGTAGGCGGCGTCCTTTGCAGCTGTTGCGTCACGACACTCCTGATCGTACCATGGATTCCTTGTTATAGGACGCTGGAATCCAAGCACCTCTTCTGCCGAAGCTCGCAGGGAGTGAGATATGAGCGCCCACATATCGCTTATGTCTTGAGGTATTGAAGGTGCTCGGCTTAATAGCCCCGAGACGTGAGTGGAGAATGCATTCTTCGCCTGTTGTGATTGCAGCTTTCCGATGTCCAGCCTTCTTAACGCACTTCGACGTGCAATCTTCGCCACACATAGCCGTGTGCGAATCTTAGCTGCAACAAGATAATGGTCGGAGTCGATGTTGGGACCCCGACAGGATCGTACGTCGAGTATGTTAGATGCGTGCCTTGCATCGATCACAACATGATCGATCTGATTTCTGGTCAGTCGATCGGGAGAGAGCCAAGATGCCTTATGGATGTCCAAATGACGGAATCCGGTACTACGAACTACCATATTATGCGCAGCTGCAAAGCCTATTAATCTGAGACCATTGCTCGAGGTGGTCTCATGTAGACTAAATCGCCCGACGGTGGCACCAAAGATGTCTTCTCGTCCTACCTTGGCATTAAAATCCCCGAGGAGAATTTTAATGTCATGGGAAGGACAGCGGCCATAAGCTCGGTCGAGCTCCGCATAGAAAGCGTCCTTGGTGGCATCGTCCTTTTCCTCCGTTGGGGCATGTGCGCATATCAGGCTGATGTTAAAGAATTTGGCAGTAATTCGGATCGTTGCAATTCTCTCGTTTATTGGCCGAAAGTGAGAGACTCGGCGCCGCAGCCTGGCACCTACAACGAAACCACAACCAAATTCATGCCGTTCTGGATGGCAGCTGTAGTAAATGTCACAGTTCTTCCTCTTTATGCAGCCTTGTCCTATCCATCGCATCTCCTGGATAGCAGTGATGTCAGCCCTACATTTGTTGAGGGTATCTGCTAGTTGTTGAGCAGCACCAGGTCTGTACAAAGTTCGTACGTTCCAAGTGCATACTCTCAAATCATTGTCCTTTTTACGTTTGCTATGGTCGTCAACGTTAGATCGGTTCCTTTCCGAGGCTTCTCTTGCTTCCTTCACTGAAATTGTGTTTTGCATGGGTGGACTCCAAGTCCTACGCCAAAACCTAGTTTGTAGAGTTAGGACTCTCGTCGCGCGCTTTAGTTTGCCACTCAACGGTTGTCGAGCGACAATCCAGGGAGAACCACGTGGAGGTAGTGCGTCGGCTTGAAGAAAGCAGTGACAGGAATCATGCTGGCATTCACCAAGTTGAATGCAATCAGACACTTTGACCTGTATGCTTCCCCCCATTCTCCCCCCATTctcagcaaaataaatatttatcattatttatgtacatacgtgtgtaaaaatatcaatacTAACAATGAACACATTTTAGTTAATAAGACatgataattgaatttgttcgtaacttaaaatgttttcaaagcTTTCATAGTCGAGTCGAACGCAGAGTGAAGCCGAATGCGAAGGCAATCAATTAACTTGTTGAGGAAGCACAGGCGTTGCGAATAGTGCTAATAAGTCAATAAATCCATTTAGTCAAAAGTGCCAAAACCTCCAGGAGCGGATCAGGCTGACTCTGAGTCTGTGGTGAGGTGCAGGGGGAAAGGGGGAAAAGCGGAGGCAGGTGAAAAAGTTTTGCCGTTCGCCACTTAACCGTTCAATTTGGGGTTCCGACCTTTATGGTTGTTGGATACGTTGTTCGTtgatgttttttgttgtgttgttttttcttttggctgcTTGCATTTCTTTAGCCTTGGTTAAGACTAATAGAGAACAGGTGGAGAGATGGAaggaagggggaaggggggaaAGTGTGTAGTTCTAGCGTCGTTTGCTTGCCACGTTTTTTGGTGCAAAGTTTTTGCGgctttttcaatattttatgagTCAAGCTTTTGCGTTAACACCTTAAGTACGCAGGGCATTGCGGTTAcggtgagtgtgtgtgtgtgtgcgtgtgtgtgtgtgtgagggggtAGGTAGCTCTCATCtacgatgtgtgtgtgtgtgtgtgtgtggcaggaaATAACGCGCAAGTTGTAAGTttgcagccagcagcaaacaacttTGGGAGAATTGGATTTCGGGGCATGCGAAGAGGACGCAGCCTGTTGAactgtcgttgctgttgctgcggttgcAATGAAGCATCGAATATTACACACATATAGCCAACTAAGgcactcacccacacacacacacacacaa
Coding sequences:
- the LOC127565328 gene encoding uncharacterized protein LOC127565328 encodes the protein MKDWPQPASDSNSNSNSDYDFDSGSNCDFQLELLRLQLRMRPVACPAATLSFLICAHAPTEEKDDATKDAFYAELDRAYGRCPSHDIKILLGDFNAKVGREDIFGATVGRFSLHETTSSNGLRLIGFAAAHNMVVRSTGFRHLDIHKASWLSPDRLTRNQIDHVVIDARHASNILDVRSCRGPNIDSDHYLVAAKIRTRLCVAKIARRSALRRLDIGKLQSQQAKNAFSTHVSGLLSRAPSIPQDISDMWALISHSLRASAEEVLGFQRPITRNPWYDQECRDATAAKDAAYRRTLQAGATRAIVDVYRLRRRYEKRLFRRKKKEQESARRVKRLTQGFKSGAVACRDDDGNLVTEAEVVLRLWRDHFSSLLSGSSTDSEDYDPRTPIYGTDIEVPIPSHIEVKDAIQRLKNNKSAGADGLPAELFKAAGDMLVGSMHQLISKIWLTESMPEDWNLSMICPILKKGDATVRTNYRGISLLPVAVGSGLASPLLTRFSPCAKSWEKSYENQIDTYHLFVDYKAAFDSPRRDRLYAAMSELGIPAKLTRLCRMTLSNTISSVKVGCGQSETFTTKCGLRQGDSLSCILFNILMESIIRKAGVHRTGTILTNRCVQLLGYADDIDIIGRTKRDVTGAFGAIEKESAKVGLAVNMEKTKFMVCSSRESRRLDSQLTAENYSFGSVKEFIYLGTAITSTNDVSLEIKRRITLANRCYFGLSRQFNSRALSRRTKTTLYKTLILPVLLYGAECWTVTQSDAAALGVFERKILRKIFGPICVDDVYRIRYNHELYELYGDVDVASRVKSQRLRWLGHVARMDEDAPARKVFDAMIVGTRRRGRPRTRWQDQVMDTLSTLGVTNWRRRAQDRAAWRHIALQAETR